The genome window TCGAACGTGCGCAGCAGGTGCCCGGCGGCGACGCGGTCGACCTTCATCGTCTTCATGAACTGGATCGCCAGCCACCATTTGTCGCCGCGGGTGGCGAGGTCGAACTGCGCGATCGCCTCGTGGAAAAACGCCTGCCGCCGGTTCCAGTCGGCCAGCCCCTCGAGCCCCATTCCGGCGAGGATCGCGCGGCTCGGCCGGGCCCCCTCCCCGACCAGCTGAACCACCGTCCGGGCACCCAGCGAGAAACCGCCGAGCACGTAATCCTCGAGCCCAAGCTGCGCGATCAGCTCGGAGATGTCCCGCGCCAGAATTCCCTGCGGATAGGCCGCGGCCTCCTGCGGCTTGTCGCTCAGTCCGTGCGCGCGAAGGTCGGGCATGATCACCCGGAAGCCCGCGG of Sphingomonas mesophila contains these proteins:
- a CDS encoding alpha/beta fold hydrolase; the protein is MSEPSIHHWTASDGVRLGWRELGAGRPVVLVHGLFSDGNTNWVKFGHAAKLAAAGFRVIMPDLRAHGLSDKPQEAAAYPQGILARDISELIAQLGLEDYVLGGFSLGARTVVQLVGEGARPSRAILAGMGLEGLADWNRRQAFFHEAIAQFDLATRGDKWWLAIQFMKTMKVDRVAAGHLLRTFEDAHPDWLGAFTMPTLVLCGTEDEDNGSAPALAEKLPNSRYAPVPGTHMSSVTKSDFGDSILAFCTEA